The proteins below are encoded in one region of Pseudomonadota bacterium:
- a CDS encoding glutamate synthase-related protein produces MPKKYHIHTKVTPLNLDYVYKFRIERGENCINCGRCTKVCIYEAHKRGKGDPRKMADPNTVVCRNCFRCIQECPRGALEKSLDKDFLNIGGSYWKPDIFITLWKQAEDGKVPVTGAGYRGPFTGQGFDSMWTDMSEIVRPTRDGIHGREYISTSVELGRKLNHLTFDENGKLLSKIHDTVDIPIPIIFDVPVDNLSPNIEIALIRAAAQLNTCIVLPANNIAADIKKYIKNIIPLISSEEIDKYQGLIKNARIVAFEYAEDMISTFPALKEKIKKISNALTIVRVPATKSVETIVSKLAHNGAEIIHVVADYRSMELNGSVNENKRLGKDIIRAVHLKLVEDRIRDEVTIIFSGGIAMAEHVPKAMLCGADLTAVDLPLLIAFGVRLYENPEKIIVFPEGLEKISTRTIMQRIINLMGAWHSQLLEVMGAMGIREARRLRGETGRAIFFEEIDNETFGKIFKEREKATI; encoded by the coding sequence ATGCCAAAGAAATATCATATTCACACAAAGGTAACGCCGCTTAATCTGGATTATGTGTATAAATTCAGGATTGAACGGGGAGAAAACTGCATCAATTGCGGTCGATGCACCAAGGTGTGCATTTATGAGGCGCATAAACGTGGAAAGGGTGATCCTCGAAAAATGGCTGACCCGAACACAGTTGTTTGCAGAAACTGTTTTCGTTGTATTCAGGAATGCCCACGGGGAGCTCTCGAAAAATCTCTGGATAAAGATTTTTTAAATATTGGCGGATCGTACTGGAAGCCCGATATTTTTATAACTTTATGGAAGCAGGCCGAGGACGGCAAGGTGCCGGTTACAGGCGCCGGGTATCGGGGGCCCTTTACCGGACAGGGGTTTGACAGTATGTGGACAGACATGTCGGAAATCGTTCGTCCGACACGCGACGGGATCCACGGCCGCGAATACATCAGTACTTCTGTCGAACTGGGCCGGAAACTCAATCACCTGACATTTGATGAAAATGGCAAACTATTGTCGAAAATACATGATACTGTTGATATTCCGATTCCCATCATTTTTGATGTTCCGGTAGATAATTTAAGCCCGAATATTGAGATTGCTTTAATCAGAGCGGCTGCGCAGCTCAACACATGCATAGTATTACCGGCCAATAACATTGCAGCAGATATCAAAAAATACATCAAAAACATCATTCCCTTAATTTCTTCTGAGGAAATTGATAAATATCAAGGCTTGATTAAAAACGCAAGAATTGTGGCTTTTGAGTATGCCGAAGACATGATAAGCACTTTCCCTGCGCTGAAAGAAAAAATTAAAAAGATAAGTAATGCCCTTACGATCGTCCGTGTTCCGGCAACGAAGTCTGTGGAAACCATCGTTTCGAAACTGGCCCACAATGGCGCGGAAATTATCCATGTCGTTGCAGATTACCGTAGCATGGAGTTAAATGGATCAGTTAATGAAAATAAACGTCTGGGCAAGGATATTATCCGTGCTGTCCATCTGAAACTGGTGGAGGACAGGATCCGTGATGAAGTTACAATTATTTTTTCCGGCGGTATCGCTATGGCCGAGCATGTTCCCAAGGCCATGCTTTGCGGTGCGGATTTAACGGCAGTTGATCTGCCGCTACTGATTGCTTTTGGCGTCAGATTGTATGAAAACCCGGAGAAGATCATTGTTTTTCCCGAAGGACTGGAGAAAATTTCAACTCGAACAATAATGCAGAGGATAATCAACCTTATGGGTGCATGGCACTCGCAGCTTCTGGAAGTCATGGGCGCCATGGGAATCCGGGAAGCACGACGTCTGCGCGGTGAAACCGGAAGAGCTATATTTTTTGAAGAAATTGATAATGAAACTTTTGGAAAAATATTTAAAGAAAGAGAAAAAGCAACCATATGA